One genomic segment of Gossypium arboreum isolate Shixiya-1 chromosome 3, ASM2569848v2, whole genome shotgun sequence includes these proteins:
- the LOC128290576 gene encoding ATP synthase subunit beta, chloroplastic-like: protein MPDTLQERITSTKEGSITSIQAVYVPADDLMTTTATTFVHLDATTVLSRGLAAKVVILGTIACHGKEEGGNKHTWRAQYNGELYAAFGKDESPEKESIDSLPIGWTVGAMIYFTKRGLGSSPDGPMRQGKE, encoded by the exons ATGCCAGATACTTTACAAGAAAGAATTACTTCTACCAAGGAGGGATCCATAACTTCTATTCAAGCAGTTTATGTACCTGCGGATGATTTGATGACCACTACCGCCACAACATTTGTGCATTTAGATGCTACTACCGTACTATCAAGAGGATTAGCTGCCAAAG tAGTAATTCTCGGTACTATTGCTTGCCATGGTAAGGAAGAAGGGGGGAACAAGCACACTTGGAGAGCGCAGTACAACGGAGAGTTGTATGCTGCATTCGGGAAGGATGAATCGCCCGAAAAGGAATCTATTGATTCTCTCCCAATTGGTTGGACCGTAGGTGCAATGATTTACTTCACCAAGCGAGGTCTCGGTTCAAGTCCAGATGGCCCAATGCGCCAAGGAAAAGAATAG